The proteins below are encoded in one region of Erinaceus europaeus chromosome 15, mEriEur2.1, whole genome shotgun sequence:
- the DOC2A gene encoding double C2-like domain-containing protein alpha: MRGRRGDRMTINIQEHMAINVCPGPIRPIRQISDYFPRRGPGPEGGGGGFGEGPTGLAPLALGPPATLLGATTPEEGAEVDSYDSDDTTALGMLEFDLLYDQASCTLHCSILRAKGLKPMDFNGLADPYVKLHLLPGACKANKLKTKTQRNTLNPVWNEDLTYSGITEDDITHKVLRISVCDEDKLSHNEFIGEIRVPLRRLKPSQKKHFNICLERQAPLASPSSMSAALRGISCYLKELEQAEQGLGLLEERGRILLSLSYSSQRRGLLVGIMRCAHLAAMDVNGYSDPYVKTYLRPDVDKKSKHKTCVKKKTLNPEFNEEFFYEMELSALATKTLEVTVWDYDIGKSNDFIGGVSLGPGARGEARKHWSDSLRQPDTTLERWHTLTSELPPAAGALPSA, from the exons ATGAGGGGCCGCAGGGGCGACCGCATGACCATCAACATCCAGGAGCACATGGCCATCAACGTGTGCCCCGGGCCCATCCGCCCCATCCGCCAGATCTCCGACTACTTCCCCCGCCGGGGCCCGGGGCCTGAGGGGGGCGGCGGGGGCTTCGGGGAGGGCCCGACGGGGCTGGCGCCCCTCGCCCTGGGCCCCCCCGCCACGCTCCTGGGGGCCACCACGCCCGAGGAGGGAGCGGAGGTGGACAGCTACGACTCGGATGACACCA CCGCGCTGGGCATGCTGGAGTTCGATCTGCTGTATGACCAGGCCTCATGCACACTGCACTGTAGCATCCTCAGGGCCAAG ggCCTCAAGCCCATGGATTTCAATGGCCTTGCCGACCCTTATGTCAAGTTACACCTGCTTCCTGGAGCCTGCAAG gCCAACAAGCTCAAAACGAAGACTCAGAGGAACACGCTGAACCCCGTGTGGAACGAGGACCTGACCTATAGTGGGATCACAGAAGATGACATCACCCACAAGGTGCTCAG GATCTCAGTGTGTGACGAGGACAAGCTGAGCCATAACGAGTTCATTGGCGAGATCCGTGTGCCCCTTCGCCGCCTCAAGCCGTCGCAGAAGAAGCACTTTAACATCTGCCTGGAGCGCCAGGCCCCG CTGGCTTCACCCTCTTCCATGTCGGCAGCACTGAGGGGCATCTCTTGTTACCTGAAGGAG CTGGAGCAGGCggagcaggggctggggctgCTGGAGGAGCGTGGCCGCATCCTGCTGAGCCTGAGCTACAGCTCGCAGCGCCGGGGGCTGCTGGTGGGCATCATGCGCTGCGCCCACCTGGCTGCCATGGATGTCAACGGCTACTCCGACCCCTACGTCAAGAC GTACCTGAGGCCTGATGTGGACAAGAAGTCCAAGCATAAAACGTGCGTGAAGAAGAAGACCCTCAACCCGGAGTTTAACGAG GAGTTCTTCTATGAGATGGAACTCTCTGCCCTGGCCACCAAGACGCTGGAAGTCACCGTCTGGGACTATGACATAGGCAAATCCAACGACTTCATTG GAGGTGTGTCCCTGGGTCCCGGAGCCAGAGGGGAGGCCCGGAAGCACTGGAGTGACAGCCTGCGGCAGCCAGACACAACCCTGGAGCGCTGGCACACCCTGACCAGCGAGCTGCCCCCCGCGGCCGGGGCGCTCCCCTCAGCCTGA
- the INO80E gene encoding INO80 complex subunit E isoform X4: MNGPADGEVDYKKKYRNLKRKLKFLIYEHECFQEELRKAQRKLLKVSRDKSFLLDRLLQYENVDEDSSDGRGTSRLPRGGPADLPSPGFWGRGGGHPDAPAPSQDASPHDPELRPTANVQRRGQRGRRAGRGRRPGDRHPRVSKPTASRQLPQRRLLTPGAMPWPLTHQTRREHAGGPGGGLLPDRAPQGTASSEQPAGSTCRLREGQGPCGGGGPLGRAAVTGLGWFLS; the protein is encoded by the exons ATGAACGGGCCGGCGGACGGCGAGGTGGACTACAAGAAGAAATACCGCAACCTGAAGCGGAAGCTCAAGTTCCTCATCTAC GAACACGAGTGCTTCCAGGAGGAGCTGCGGAAGGCGCAGAGGAAACTGCTGAAGGTGTCCCGGGACAAGAG TTTCCTGCTGGACCGACTTCTGCAGTATGAGAATGTGGACGAAGACTCTTCGG ATGGCCGTGGGACCTCCCGACTGCCCCGTGGGGGGCCCGCTGACCTTCCCAGCCCGGGGTTCTGGGGCCGGGGTGGGGGCCACCCTGACGCCCCTGCCCCCTCCCAAGATGCCTCCCCCCACGATCCTGAGCTCCGTCCCACGGCAAATGTTCAGCGACGCGGGCAGCGGGGACGACGCGCTGGACGGGGACGACGACCTGGTGATCGACATCCCAGAGTGAGCAAGCCCACTGCCAGCCGCCAGCTTCCGCAGAGACGTTTATTGACGCCCGGTGCCATGCCGTGGCCACTGACACATCAGACAAGGCGTGAACATGCAGGAGGCCCCGGAGGCGGGCTCCTCCCGGACAGGGCCCCCCAGGGGACGGCATCTAGTGAGCAGCCAGCCGGGAGCACCTGCCGCCTCCGAGAGGGGCAGGgaccctgtgggggtgggggccccCTTGGAAGGGCAGCTGTTACAGGGCTAGGTTGGTTCTTGTCTTGA
- the INO80E gene encoding INO80 complex subunit E isoform X2: MNGPADGEVDYKKKYRNLKRKLKFLIYVPARATEGGWLSARLPLMQEHECFQEELRKAQRKLLKVSRDKSFLLDRLLQYENVDEDSSDGRGTSRLPRGGPADLPSPGFWGRGGGHPDAPAPSQDASPHDPELRPTANVQRRGQRGRRAGRGRRPGDRHPRVSKPTASRQLPQRRLLTPGAMPWPLTHQTRREHAGGPGGGLLPDRAPQGTASSEQPAGSTCRLREGQGPCGGGGPLGRAAVTGLGWFLS, from the exons ATGAACGGGCCGGCGGACGGCGAGGTGGACTACAAGAAGAAATACCGCAACCTGAAGCGGAAGCTCAAGTTCCTCATCTAC GTTCCAGCCCGGGCTACGGAGGGCGGCTGGCTCAGCGCCCGCTTGCCCCTAATGCAGGAACACGAGTGCTTCCAGGAGGAGCTGCGGAAGGCGCAGAGGAAACTGCTGAAGGTGTCCCGGGACAAGAG TTTCCTGCTGGACCGACTTCTGCAGTATGAGAATGTGGACGAAGACTCTTCGG ATGGCCGTGGGACCTCCCGACTGCCCCGTGGGGGGCCCGCTGACCTTCCCAGCCCGGGGTTCTGGGGCCGGGGTGGGGGCCACCCTGACGCCCCTGCCCCCTCCCAAGATGCCTCCCCCCACGATCCTGAGCTCCGTCCCACGGCAAATGTTCAGCGACGCGGGCAGCGGGGACGACGCGCTGGACGGGGACGACGACCTGGTGATCGACATCCCAGAGTGAGCAAGCCCACTGCCAGCCGCCAGCTTCCGCAGAGACGTTTATTGACGCCCGGTGCCATGCCGTGGCCACTGACACATCAGACAAGGCGTGAACATGCAGGAGGCCCCGGAGGCGGGCTCCTCCCGGACAGGGCCCCCCAGGGGACGGCATCTAGTGAGCAGCCAGCCGGGAGCACCTGCCGCCTCCGAGAGGGGCAGGgaccctgtgggggtgggggccccCTTGGAAGGGCAGCTGTTACAGGGCTAGGTTGGTTCTTGTCTTGA
- the INO80E gene encoding INO80 complex subunit E isoform X6 has protein sequence MNGPADGEVDYKKKYRNLKRKLKFLIYEHECFQEELRKAQRKLLKVSRDKSFLLDRLLQYENVDEDSSDSDATASSDNSEPEGTPKLPDTPAPKRKRSPPLGGAPSPSSLSLPPSTGFPLQASGAPSPYLSSMAVGPPDCPVGGPLTFPARGSGAGVGATLTPLPPPKMPPPTILSSVPRQMFSDAGSGDDALDGDDDLVIDIPE, from the exons ATGAACGGGCCGGCGGACGGCGAGGTGGACTACAAGAAGAAATACCGCAACCTGAAGCGGAAGCTCAAGTTCCTCATCTAC GAACACGAGTGCTTCCAGGAGGAGCTGCGGAAGGCGCAGAGGAAACTGCTGAAGGTGTCCCGGGACAAGAG TTTCCTGCTGGACCGACTTCTGCAGTATGAGAATGTGGACGAAGACTCTTCGG ACTCAGATGCCACTGCTTCTTCAGATAACAGCGAGCCAGAAGGGACACCCAAGTTGCCAGACACCCCAGCCCCCAAGAG GAAGAGAAGCCCTCCGCTAGGGGGCGCACCCTCCCCCTCCAgcctctccctgcctccttcaACGGGGTTTCCCCTGCAGGCCTCCGGTGCCCCCTCCCCATACCTGAGTTCG ATGGCCGTGGGACCTCCCGACTGCCCCGTGGGGGGCCCGCTGACCTTCCCAGCCCGGGGTTCTGGGGCCGGGGTGGGGGCCACCCTGACGCCCCTGCCCCCTCCCAAGATGCCTCCCCCCACGATCCTGAGCTCCGTCCCACGGCAAATGTTCAGCGACGCGGGCAGCGGGGACGACGCGCTGGACGGGGACGACGACCTGGTGATCGACATCCCAGAGTGA
- the INO80E gene encoding INO80 complex subunit E isoform X3, giving the protein MNGPADGEVDYKKKYRNLKRKLKFLIYEHECFQEELRKAQRKLLKVSRDKSFLLDRLLQYENVDEDSSDSDATASSDNSEPEGTPKLPDTPAPKRKRSPPLGGAPSPSSLSLPPSTGFPLQASGAPSPYLSSLASPPYPPFPSDYLALQLPEPSPLRPKREKRPRLPRKLKMAVGPPDCPVGGPLTFPARGSGAGVGATLTPLPPPKMPPPTILSSVPRQMFSDAGSGDDALDGDDDLVIDIPE; this is encoded by the exons ATGAACGGGCCGGCGGACGGCGAGGTGGACTACAAGAAGAAATACCGCAACCTGAAGCGGAAGCTCAAGTTCCTCATCTAC GAACACGAGTGCTTCCAGGAGGAGCTGCGGAAGGCGCAGAGGAAACTGCTGAAGGTGTCCCGGGACAAGAG TTTCCTGCTGGACCGACTTCTGCAGTATGAGAATGTGGACGAAGACTCTTCGG ACTCAGATGCCACTGCTTCTTCAGATAACAGCGAGCCAGAAGGGACACCCAAGTTGCCAGACACCCCAGCCCCCAAGAG GAAGAGAAGCCCTCCGCTAGGGGGCGCACCCTCCCCCTCCAgcctctccctgcctccttcaACGGGGTTTCCCCTGCAGGCCTCCGGTGCCCCCTCCCCATACCTGAGTTCG CTGGCGtcccccccctaccccccatttCCTTCTGACTACCTGGCCCTGCAGCTGCCTGAGCCCAGCCCCCTGAGGCCCAAGCGGGAGAAACGGCCCCGCCTGCCCCGGAAACTCAAG ATGGCCGTGGGACCTCCCGACTGCCCCGTGGGGGGCCCGCTGACCTTCCCAGCCCGGGGTTCTGGGGCCGGGGTGGGGGCCACCCTGACGCCCCTGCCCCCTCCCAAGATGCCTCCCCCCACGATCCTGAGCTCCGTCCCACGGCAAATGTTCAGCGACGCGGGCAGCGGGGACGACGCGCTGGACGGGGACGACGACCTGGTGATCGACATCCCAGAGTGA
- the INO80E gene encoding INO80 complex subunit E isoform X5 has translation MNGPADGEVDYKKKYRNLKRKLKFLIYVPARATEGGWLSARLPLMQEHECFQEELRKAQRKLLKVSRDKSFLLDRLLQYENVDEDSSDSDATASSDNSEPEGTPKLPDTPAPKRKRSPPLGGAPSPSSLSLPPSTGFPLQASGAPSPYLSSMAVGPPDCPVGGPLTFPARGSGAGVGATLTPLPPPKMPPPTILSSVPRQMFSDAGSGDDALDGDDDLVIDIPE, from the exons ATGAACGGGCCGGCGGACGGCGAGGTGGACTACAAGAAGAAATACCGCAACCTGAAGCGGAAGCTCAAGTTCCTCATCTAC GTTCCAGCCCGGGCTACGGAGGGCGGCTGGCTCAGCGCCCGCTTGCCCCTAATGCAGGAACACGAGTGCTTCCAGGAGGAGCTGCGGAAGGCGCAGAGGAAACTGCTGAAGGTGTCCCGGGACAAGAG TTTCCTGCTGGACCGACTTCTGCAGTATGAGAATGTGGACGAAGACTCTTCGG ACTCAGATGCCACTGCTTCTTCAGATAACAGCGAGCCAGAAGGGACACCCAAGTTGCCAGACACCCCAGCCCCCAAGAG GAAGAGAAGCCCTCCGCTAGGGGGCGCACCCTCCCCCTCCAgcctctccctgcctccttcaACGGGGTTTCCCCTGCAGGCCTCCGGTGCCCCCTCCCCATACCTGAGTTCG ATGGCCGTGGGACCTCCCGACTGCCCCGTGGGGGGCCCGCTGACCTTCCCAGCCCGGGGTTCTGGGGCCGGGGTGGGGGCCACCCTGACGCCCCTGCCCCCTCCCAAGATGCCTCCCCCCACGATCCTGAGCTCCGTCCCACGGCAAATGTTCAGCGACGCGGGCAGCGGGGACGACGCGCTGGACGGGGACGACGACCTGGTGATCGACATCCCAGAGTGA
- the INO80E gene encoding INO80 complex subunit E isoform X1: protein MNGPADGEVDYKKKYRNLKRKLKFLIYVPARATEGGWLSARLPLMQEHECFQEELRKAQRKLLKVSRDKSFLLDRLLQYENVDEDSSDSDATASSDNSEPEGTPKLPDTPAPKRKRSPPLGGAPSPSSLSLPPSTGFPLQASGAPSPYLSSLASPPYPPFPSDYLALQLPEPSPLRPKREKRPRLPRKLKMAVGPPDCPVGGPLTFPARGSGAGVGATLTPLPPPKMPPPTILSSVPRQMFSDAGSGDDALDGDDDLVIDIPE from the exons ATGAACGGGCCGGCGGACGGCGAGGTGGACTACAAGAAGAAATACCGCAACCTGAAGCGGAAGCTCAAGTTCCTCATCTAC GTTCCAGCCCGGGCTACGGAGGGCGGCTGGCTCAGCGCCCGCTTGCCCCTAATGCAGGAACACGAGTGCTTCCAGGAGGAGCTGCGGAAGGCGCAGAGGAAACTGCTGAAGGTGTCCCGGGACAAGAG TTTCCTGCTGGACCGACTTCTGCAGTATGAGAATGTGGACGAAGACTCTTCGG ACTCAGATGCCACTGCTTCTTCAGATAACAGCGAGCCAGAAGGGACACCCAAGTTGCCAGACACCCCAGCCCCCAAGAG GAAGAGAAGCCCTCCGCTAGGGGGCGCACCCTCCCCCTCCAgcctctccctgcctccttcaACGGGGTTTCCCCTGCAGGCCTCCGGTGCCCCCTCCCCATACCTGAGTTCG CTGGCGtcccccccctaccccccatttCCTTCTGACTACCTGGCCCTGCAGCTGCCTGAGCCCAGCCCCCTGAGGCCCAAGCGGGAGAAACGGCCCCGCCTGCCCCGGAAACTCAAG ATGGCCGTGGGACCTCCCGACTGCCCCGTGGGGGGCCCGCTGACCTTCCCAGCCCGGGGTTCTGGGGCCGGGGTGGGGGCCACCCTGACGCCCCTGCCCCCTCCCAAGATGCCTCCCCCCACGATCCTGAGCTCCGTCCCACGGCAAATGTTCAGCGACGCGGGCAGCGGGGACGACGCGCTGGACGGGGACGACGACCTGGTGATCGACATCCCAGAGTGA